The Candidatus Cloacimonadota bacterium genome window below encodes:
- a CDS encoding PorV/PorQ family protein encodes MNNKKLIVCLIIAAISLSLLHAANEDIGTKGFNFLRLFYSARAGGMANAYTGQADDSDALFFNPAGLPQLTKMMVSTSYINYFEGFQGGSVVFAYPRRDRFAFGLYAQYLGNQGITRTLVDNLGEYLGTAGTFGATDLIVGASTGLYVHEMLNLGVGVKFIYQSIDDYSASAVAVDLALFHQTMNDHVSVGVTLRNFGKQLTYFTSSKYDEKMPTQLTVGFNYNPNEKLNANLDIVKPFEQDFFGRLGAEYQVHPMLTLRAGFNSRADDWRMGGDFDFLSGLSAGFGCYLRQYEINYSISSFGDLGLVNQVSLKYTF; translated from the coding sequence ATGAACAATAAAAAACTGATTGTATGTCTTATAATTGCAGCTATTAGCTTATCTCTGCTACATGCTGCTAATGAAGATATAGGCACTAAAGGATTCAATTTCCTGCGACTTTTCTATTCTGCACGAGCTGGCGGTATGGCAAATGCTTATACCGGTCAGGCAGACGATAGCGATGCCCTCTTTTTTAATCCCGCCGGATTACCACAGTTGACCAAGATGATGGTCTCGACCTCTTATATTAATTATTTTGAAGGTTTTCAGGGAGGGTCTGTTGTCTTTGCTTATCCCAGAAGAGACCGCTTTGCTTTTGGTTTATATGCCCAATATTTAGGTAATCAAGGGATAACACGAACACTCGTTGATAATCTGGGAGAATATCTGGGCACTGCTGGAACTTTTGGTGCTACTGATCTAATTGTCGGTGCTTCAACCGGTTTATATGTCCATGAGATGTTGAATTTAGGTGTCGGAGTGAAATTTATTTATCAATCTATCGATGACTATTCAGCTTCTGCTGTGGCAGTGGATTTGGCACTATTCCATCAAACAATGAATGATCATGTAAGTGTCGGGGTAACATTGAGGAATTTTGGTAAACAACTCACCTATTTTACCTCTTCTAAATATGACGAAAAGATGCCGACTCAACTAACAGTCGGGTTTAATTACAATCCAAACGAGAAACTTAATGCTAATCTTGATATAGTAAAACCATTCGAACAAGATTTTTTTGGTCGGCTTGGAGCAGAGTATCAAGTACATCCAATGCTCACCTTAAGAGCAGGATTTAACTCCAGAGCGGATGATTGGCGGATGGGTGGAGATTTCGATTTTCTTTCGGGATTATCAGCAGGATTTGGTTGCTATTTAAGACAATATGAAATTAATTATAGCATTTCTTCCTTTGGAGATTTAGGACTCGTTAATCAGGTCTCACTTAAATATACTTTTTAA
- a CDS encoding PTS sugar transporter subunit IIA, translated as MSLFQPNLIKTNFVAETKADALMTIAQDFQRAGVIEETQDFYQKLLEREEKLSTGIGHGVAIPHLRDASVSQLQIGIYLLDNEIEFDSLDRKKVKLIVCFAIPSNEGNQYMKILQKMSEFLRNESNRSVVYNCKDADELLRIFRSVEI; from the coding sequence ATGAGTTTATTCCAACCTAATCTGATCAAGACCAACTTTGTCGCTGAAACCAAAGCTGACGCTTTGATGACGATAGCTCAAGATTTTCAAAGAGCAGGTGTTATCGAAGAAACTCAGGACTTTTATCAAAAATTGCTGGAGAGAGAAGAGAAGCTATCTACAGGAATAGGTCACGGAGTTGCCATTCCTCACCTGAGAGATGCGTCTGTATCCCAATTACAAATAGGGATTTATCTCCTTGACAATGAGATCGAATTTGATTCACTTGACAGGAAAAAAGTGAAACTGATCGTATGTTTTGCCATCCCTTCCAATGAGGGGAATCAATATATGAAGATTTTACAAAAAATGTCCGAATTTTTACGTAACGAAAGTAATCGTTCAGTAGTTTACAATTGTAAGGATGCTGATGAGCTACTTAGAATTTTCCGGAGTGTAGAAATATGA
- a CDS encoding TonB-dependent receptor: protein MERRIIITIVLLLFSVSLIFAQTTGRLAGRVTDTDGTPVAYANVILVGTDPLMGAQTREDGTYILINIPVGTYNIQAQQIGYRPTTVTGQRINVNETATLNIQMVRDAVDIEGLTFVAQREMVVADRTGSTRGITQETIENIAVDSIEGIIALQAGAVQVGGDLHIRGGRANEVVYQIDGMSVSDPVDGGTAMTIDRNAIADMVVMTGGFSAEFGNAQSGIVNIVTRDGTSEYSGSVELISDHIITDGSNSDELKVTLGGPVFGPFVSDLRNRFTFFFNAAGLWHDSRFRDYYISHPNSDLVNLVTEFPYVDPYADRNQFLGMFDLGNRNFNTYNANLKLTYRLNPRQTMSFAARGDKAELYPYAHSWRYALEHYAKVEEDMRQYMFTYDHLFNPQMNLNVKGSWFRKERFEGPRGIGRDDFFRIDPDYEFDEGTYQSDLDGIIFIDRTGDGVIDNPDYGFIDSSYWAFRVFGTERERAIRGFNPPGSYWSRFIDDETTTMTLRADFEYQMSIINNLKTGFEITSHEIVKDRLFNPQRINRLRFDRYLRDNCEVFYEIYVNEDPTDPDSAIEDTIFVYSHYDVHEALRETSGQTDGYKAKPWQGAYYLQNRLQFEGMIANLGLRFDFWHLGNDYLIRQDDGTYITVKWEDLTDEKVKKTRVMVSPRVGVSHPISERAVLHFAYNYQNQLPQMQYVFTTAKPEDAILAQETIDVGNPNLEPQITITYEVGLQRQLGEDYILDITAYYKNIYNYVSLQERVDPNDETITWYQYVSEDYGSARGVDITLQKILSNFTAGSLSYSFAWAQGNHSGLTRQDEFRNLREFPLEWDTRHAANLNFEFRIGRDEEWWVPFTDIIFPLDDISMNFIYSISSGYPYTPMNLEGTQMLDTNSRRMPFTENANLRLTKNFRFGRKQNVRLFANINNLFNRRNVNWVYPRTGRVDWDGQDLSESGSDYVYSEVLHNYTEFIKNPSALSSGRTYTLGISYNW from the coding sequence ATGGAGAGAAGAATTATAATCACCATCGTATTGCTGCTTTTCTCGGTAAGTTTAATATTTGCCCAAACAACAGGCAGACTAGCCGGTAGAGTCACAGATACTGATGGTACTCCGGTAGCTTACGCTAATGTTATTCTTGTCGGCACTGATCCCTTGATGGGAGCCCAGACGAGGGAAGACGGTACTTATATATTGATTAACATTCCCGTTGGCACATATAATATTCAAGCACAACAGATAGGTTATCGACCCACAACTGTAACCGGTCAGAGGATCAATGTCAATGAAACAGCAACATTGAATATCCAAATGGTTCGAGATGCAGTTGACATTGAAGGGTTGACTTTTGTTGCCCAAAGAGAGATGGTTGTTGCTGACAGAACTGGCTCGACGCGAGGTATAACACAAGAGACGATAGAGAATATTGCTGTTGATAGTATAGAGGGCATTATAGCCCTACAAGCTGGTGCTGTTCAAGTAGGAGGTGATCTGCACATCCGAGGAGGCCGCGCCAACGAGGTAGTTTATCAAATAGACGGTATGTCTGTTTCAGACCCTGTTGATGGTGGAACAGCTATGACAATAGATAGAAATGCTATTGCCGATATGGTAGTAATGACAGGTGGTTTCTCAGCTGAATTTGGTAATGCACAATCTGGTATTGTAAATATTGTTACCCGTGATGGAACGAGTGAATATTCCGGAAGTGTTGAATTGATCTCAGATCACATTATAACAGATGGAAGTAATTCTGACGAACTTAAGGTAACACTTGGTGGTCCGGTATTTGGACCTTTTGTGTCTGACTTAAGAAACAGGTTTACCTTCTTTTTTAATGCAGCAGGATTATGGCACGATTCAAGATTTCGTGACTATTACATTTCACATCCTAATAGCGATCTGGTGAATTTAGTAACAGAATTTCCGTATGTTGATCCCTATGCAGATAGAAACCAATTTCTTGGTATGTTTGATTTAGGAAATAGAAATTTCAATACATACAATGCTAATCTCAAGTTGACCTATAGATTAAATCCCCGACAAACAATGTCATTTGCTGCTCGCGGTGATAAAGCAGAATTGTACCCTTACGCCCATTCATGGCGATATGCTTTGGAACACTATGCCAAGGTTGAAGAAGATATGCGACAATACATGTTTACCTATGATCATCTCTTTAATCCGCAAATGAATCTGAATGTTAAGGGTAGCTGGTTCAGAAAAGAACGTTTTGAAGGTCCGAGAGGAATAGGTCGCGATGATTTCTTTAGAATCGATCCAGATTATGAATTTGATGAGGGAACTTATCAGTCTGATTTAGACGGAATTATCTTTATCGATAGAACGGGAGACGGTGTTATTGATAATCCTGATTATGGATTTATTGATAGTAGCTACTGGGCTTTTAGAGTATTCGGTACCGAAAGGGAAAGAGCTATAAGAGGTTTCAACCCGCCGGGAAGCTATTGGTCAAGGTTTATTGATGATGAGACAACAACCATGACCTTAAGAGCTGATTTCGAATATCAGATGAGCATAATTAATAATCTTAAAACAGGTTTTGAAATTACCAGCCATGAAATTGTTAAGGATAGATTATTTAATCCACAGAGAATAAACCGTCTGAGATTTGATAGATACCTGAGAGATAACTGTGAAGTATTTTATGAAATATATGTGAATGAAGATCCAACCGATCCTGATAGTGCTATTGAAGATACGATCTTCGTCTATTCACATTATGATGTACATGAAGCTTTGAGAGAAACATCCGGACAGACAGACGGATATAAGGCAAAACCTTGGCAAGGTGCTTACTATCTGCAAAACAGATTACAATTTGAAGGTATGATAGCCAATCTCGGATTACGATTTGATTTCTGGCATCTTGGCAATGATTATCTGATCCGTCAAGACGATGGGACTTATATTACCGTCAAATGGGAAGATCTGACAGACGAAAAAGTCAAGAAAACAAGGGTCATGGTATCTCCTCGAGTAGGTGTTTCTCATCCAATATCAGAGAGAGCGGTTCTGCATTTTGCTTATAATTATCAAAATCAGCTACCACAGATGCAATATGTCTTTACCACAGCTAAACCGGAAGATGCTATTCTCGCTCAAGAGACAATCGATGTGGGAAATCCAAATTTAGAGCCGCAAATAACGATTACCTATGAAGTTGGCTTGCAGAGACAGTTAGGGGAGGACTATATACTTGATATAACAGCTTACTACAAGAATATCTATAATTATGTTAGTTTGCAAGAAAGAGTTGATCCTAATGATGAGACAATCACTTGGTATCAATATGTTTCCGAAGATTACGGAAGTGCCAGAGGAGTAGATATCACATTACAAAAAATACTCTCTAATTTTACAGCCGGCTCGTTATCATATTCTTTTGCATGGGCACAGGGTAATCATTCAGGATTAACACGACAGGATGAGTTTAGGAATCTAAGAGAATTCCCGCTTGAGTGGGATACAAGACATGCTGCAAATCTCAACTTCGAGTTTAGAATCGGAAGAGATGAAGAGTGGTGGGTTCCCTTTACTGATATAATATTCCCGCTGGATGATATTTCTATGAACTTTATCTACTCAATTTCTTCTGGATATCCTTATACACCTATGAATCTAGAAGGAACCCAAATGCTTGATACGAACAGTCGCCGCATGCCATTCACAGAAAATGCAAACTTACGTCTGACCAAGAACTTCCGATTCGGAAGGAAACAGAATGTGAGACTGTTTGCTAACATTAATAATCTGTTCAATCGAAGAAATGTTAATTGGGTATATCCACGAACAGGAAGAGTTGATTGGGATGGGCAAGATCTGAGTGAATCCGGATCTGATTATGTATATTCAGAGGTGCTTCATAACTATACAGAGTTTATCAAGAACCCGTCTGCTCTGTCTTCAGGCAGGACTTATACGCTCGGTATTTCTTATAACTGGTAA
- the glyS gene encoding glycine--tRNA ligase subunit beta, translated as MVMKDLLFEIGIEELPASYIQPALESLVKHLSESLSKAKLTYSEIEKYSTPRRLSLCVKSLPLQQEDEKIEKIGPAISVAYNPDGTLSKAGSGFIKSAGINPEAVVIKKTDKGDYIKADVLVIGKKTEKILQQILPESIKKITFPKTMYWNSKNVTFARPIRWLVAIFGDDLINFEYDGLKTGRVTYGNVLNIEAKQINIDKIEDYSLLLESSYVICDRDRRKELIREQLTKLAISVNGEVNFDGGLLDEVTDIVEYPTAVLASFNEKYLQLPQRIIHSTLSKNQKYFSLYSKDKKQMLNSFIFIANNLPEYASNTKDGNERVVKARLDDAVFYYQEDLQRSRAYFNERLSKMVFQAELGTIKDKIDRIVDITSYLSDKLKLEQDLKDKAIRAASICKFDLATNMIAEKEFTGLQGYIGMNYAVKFGEDHQVAQAIEEHYLPLSFTDKLPQTIIGIIIALADKIDTLCGIFGIGRIPTGSNDPFALRRAGNGIVRILYENELSVNLPDLIDFTYCLINKHLKEADKNKVEILNFFKQRAEWLLEQNKIDYDIINAVIIDGFSEITLLKKKVKALQALRNREDFESLILSFKRVSNIIAKEKDFKEIDPGLFSEDAEKDLYQVLKDLEEESIKHLTEQDYMALLESFISIKDKIDLFFDKVLVNVEENSVRNNRYALLYRLRKLFLQVGDLSLIVIEGEK; from the coding sequence ATGGTAATGAAGGATTTGCTCTTTGAGATAGGTATTGAAGAGTTGCCAGCCAGTTATATTCAACCGGCTCTGGAGTCGCTGGTCAAACACCTGTCTGAATCTCTTAGTAAGGCGAAACTGACTTATTCAGAGATTGAGAAATATTCAACACCCAGACGACTATCCCTTTGTGTTAAATCTCTACCCTTACAGCAAGAAGATGAGAAAATCGAAAAAATAGGGCCGGCAATTAGTGTCGCCTATAATCCTGACGGGACTTTAAGTAAAGCAGGAAGTGGGTTTATAAAGAGTGCCGGAATAAATCCGGAAGCTGTTGTTATAAAAAAGACAGATAAGGGTGATTATATCAAAGCCGATGTATTAGTAATTGGGAAAAAAACAGAAAAGATATTACAACAGATCTTACCTGAATCAATCAAGAAGATCACATTTCCCAAAACAATGTATTGGAATTCCAAAAATGTAACATTTGCCAGACCAATAAGATGGCTGGTAGCGATTTTCGGTGATGATCTTATCAATTTCGAATACGATGGTTTGAAAACAGGTAGAGTAACCTATGGTAATGTACTTAATATTGAAGCTAAACAAATAAATATAGATAAAATTGAAGACTATTCTCTGCTGTTGGAGTCAAGCTACGTTATTTGTGACAGGGATAGAAGAAAGGAACTGATTAGAGAACAATTAACTAAGTTAGCTATCAGTGTTAATGGTGAAGTTAATTTTGATGGTGGTCTGTTAGATGAAGTAACTGATATCGTTGAATATCCGACTGCTGTTCTGGCGAGTTTCAATGAGAAGTACTTGCAACTGCCGCAAAGGATAATCCACTCTACTCTATCTAAGAATCAGAAATATTTCTCACTCTATTCCAAAGATAAAAAGCAGATGCTGAATAGCTTTATATTTATTGCGAATAATCTTCCCGAGTATGCTTCCAATACTAAAGATGGTAATGAAAGAGTTGTTAAAGCACGACTTGATGATGCAGTCTTTTATTATCAAGAGGATTTGCAGAGATCTAGAGCATATTTTAATGAACGTCTATCAAAAATGGTCTTTCAAGCAGAATTAGGAACAATAAAGGATAAGATAGATAGAATAGTTGATATAACTTCCTATTTATCAGACAAATTAAAACTCGAACAAGATTTGAAAGATAAAGCAATAAGAGCTGCTTCTATATGCAAATTCGATTTAGCTACGAATATGATCGCAGAGAAAGAATTTACCGGATTACAGGGATATATAGGGATGAATTATGCTGTTAAATTTGGTGAAGATCATCAGGTAGCACAGGCAATAGAAGAACACTATCTCCCTTTAAGTTTCACTGACAAATTACCTCAGACAATTATTGGTATTATAATAGCATTAGCAGACAAAATCGACACACTCTGTGGAATATTTGGCATTGGTCGCATTCCTACAGGTTCAAATGATCCTTTTGCCCTCAGAAGAGCTGGAAACGGTATTGTAAGAATTCTTTATGAAAATGAGTTATCTGTTAATTTACCCGACCTGATCGATTTTACTTACTGCTTGATCAATAAACATCTCAAGGAAGCGGATAAGAATAAGGTAGAAATATTGAATTTCTTCAAGCAGAGAGCAGAATGGCTCTTAGAGCAGAATAAGATTGATTATGATATCATCAATGCTGTCATAATAGATGGATTTTCTGAAATCACATTATTGAAGAAAAAAGTAAAGGCGTTGCAAGCACTCAGAAACCGAGAAGATTTTGAGAGCTTAATTCTTAGCTTCAAAAGGGTATCAAATATTATTGCCAAAGAAAAGGATTTTAAAGAGATAGATCCAGGATTATTTAGTGAAGATGCCGAAAAGGATCTTTATCAAGTTCTTAAAGATCTGGAAGAAGAGTCCATAAAACATCTGACCGAACAGGATTATATGGCTTTATTGGAAAGTTTCATATCTATTAAAGATAAGATCGATCTTTTTTTCGACAAAGTATTAGTGAATGTAGAAGAAAATTCTGTTAGAAATAATCGCTATGCTTTGCTGTATAGATTAAGAAAACTGTTTTTACAGGTGGGAGATCTTTCTCTAATAGTTATCGAAGGTGAAAAATGA
- a CDS encoding lipoate--protein ligase family protein: protein MEWRVLVSGKMSPYMNMALDEAIYLSIIKRESLPTLRFYDWEPASFSCGFNQNIDLELDFERLKTSQYGFVRRPTGGRMVLHEEEVTYAVISPLEGAMAGSISDTYFRIGKALLTGLKIMNVEAELSKGELSQHEQRQPANPCFTSSSRFELTYKRKKLVGSAQTRNNTAFLQHGSILKTYNQKKVADFIPNINEDERLRIASLLERRTISLQMILERDLTFNEVVNNLISGFKEAWPEDTFYLHETPTLVEKNTAEQLMHKKYATDQWNKKERKTQKEFDTYLSMKRI, encoded by the coding sequence ATGGAATGGAGAGTTTTAGTTTCAGGAAAGATGAGTCCATACATGAATATGGCTTTGGATGAAGCGATTTATTTGAGCATCATCAAGAGAGAATCTTTGCCTACATTGCGGTTTTATGACTGGGAACCGGCTTCATTTTCTTGTGGCTTTAATCAGAACATAGACTTAGAGCTTGATTTTGAACGGCTTAAAACATCACAATACGGTTTTGTAAGAAGACCTACCGGCGGTAGAATGGTGCTGCATGAAGAAGAGGTTACTTATGCTGTCATATCACCACTCGAAGGAGCTATGGCAGGCAGCATTTCTGACACCTATTTTAGGATCGGTAAAGCCCTGCTTACAGGGTTAAAAATCATGAATGTTGAAGCCGAGTTATCAAAAGGAGAATTAAGTCAGCATGAACAACGACAACCTGCAAATCCCTGTTTTACAAGCAGTTCACGCTTTGAATTAACTTATAAAAGGAAGAAATTGGTTGGGAGTGCCCAAACAAGAAATAACACGGCTTTTCTGCAACATGGCTCTATCTTAAAGACCTATAATCAAAAAAAAGTTGCTGATTTTATACCGAATATTAACGAAGACGAAAGATTAAGAATTGCCAGTTTATTGGAAAGAAGAACGATCTCTTTACAAATGATCCTGGAAAGAGACTTAACTTTTAATGAAGTAGTTAACAATCTGATATCTGGTTTTAAAGAAGCATGGCCTGAAGATACTTTTTATCTGCATGAGACACCGACACTTGTAGAGAAAAATACTGCCGAGCAGTTAATGCATAAAAAGTATGCAACCGATCAATGGAATAAAAAAGAGAGAAAAACTCAAAAAGAGTTTGACACATATCTATCAATGAAGAGAATTTGA
- the purM gene encoding phosphoribosylformylglycinamidine cyclo-ligase yields the protein MDYRSSGVDISAGNETVKRIKPLVRETFNSNVLSELGSFGGFYVLELEKWSKPVLVSSTDGVGTKLLIAKSLGKYDTIGSDLVNHCVNDIFVHGAVPLFFLDYIGIGKVDPEMIKGIVEGMVFACKEHNMALIGGETAEMAAVYDKGDFDLVGTIIGCVERENIINGSTIREGDQVIGFPSSGLHTNGYSLARSIVFEKMKLEVTDLIDEFGKSVGEELLTVHKSYYQQLRDYATPDQIHGMAHITGGGIAGNLSRIIADDLYAEIDSSSWKRPQIFEYLQREGEVSEEEMFRVFNMGIGFVTVVPSSTADVLVDRAEGINIGCIKKSVQKAERVIIR from the coding sequence TTGGATTATCGATCTTCAGGTGTAGATATTTCAGCCGGAAACGAAACAGTTAAGCGTATTAAACCGTTAGTAAGGGAAACGTTTAATAGTAACGTATTATCAGAACTTGGTAGTTTTGGCGGATTCTATGTTCTAGAGTTGGAGAAATGGAGCAAACCGGTGTTAGTATCCAGCACCGATGGAGTTGGAACGAAGCTGTTGATCGCTAAATCACTGGGAAAATATGATACTATTGGCAGTGATTTAGTAAACCATTGCGTGAATGATATATTCGTGCACGGTGCCGTACCTTTGTTCTTTCTCGACTATATAGGAATAGGAAAAGTAGATCCGGAAATGATCAAGGGGATAGTTGAGGGCATGGTATTTGCTTGTAAGGAGCATAATATGGCCTTGATTGGTGGAGAAACGGCAGAAATGGCTGCTGTATATGATAAAGGTGACTTTGATCTTGTCGGAACGATAATAGGTTGTGTTGAGCGCGAAAATATCATCAATGGCAGCACTATTCGGGAAGGGGATCAAGTAATAGGATTTCCTTCTTCAGGGCTTCATACGAATGGTTATTCATTAGCCAGAAGTATTGTTTTTGAAAAAATGAAGTTAGAAGTTACTGATTTGATAGACGAATTTGGGAAATCAGTAGGAGAAGAGCTTCTGACGGTTCATAAGTCCTATTATCAGCAATTAAGGGACTATGCGACTCCTGATCAGATACATGGAATGGCGCATATAACGGGTGGTGGAATAGCCGGTAATCTGTCACGAATTATAGCTGACGATTTATATGCTGAAATAGATAGCAGTAGTTGGAAGAGACCACAGATTTTTGAATATTTGCAGAGAGAAGGTGAAGTATCTGAAGAGGAAATGTTTCGGGTCTTCAATATGGGGATTGGCTTTGTTACTGTTGTACCGTCTTCAACTGCTGATGTACTTGTCGATAGAGCTGAAGGTATTAATATTGGTTGTATAAAAAAATCGGTACAAAAAGCTGAGAGAGTCATCATTAGGTAA
- a CDS encoding amidohydrolase has protein sequence MIDERMKIDLLIDKATILTMNENMKTVEKGWIAINDGIILEVGNYSVNPENSDQGKDPLNRYNPLLKIDGTGKIVLPGFINTHTHVPMSYFKGLADDLPLHTWLNDYIWPKEKEMVKAEYVYHASLHGIAELIRNGVTLFNDMYFESKMLAKAAKKAGIRAVLGEGTLDFPVANHQNALDALKYSLNLHQQYKEDQMIEAAISPHAIYTCGKETLEKAIEIARSNGMLIHTHLAETKQEYDEALEKHKMTPTEYLDSIGFWGDDVIAAHCVWLSDNDIDILAEKGVSIAINTESNLKLASGFLPLKKCLVKRVNMTTGTDGVASNNNLSIIEELGITAKVHKALNNDPTFLPAKEIIKFPTINAARALKKNDKLGSLEKGKNADLIIIDTNDLESLPLYDPYSQIVYNLSSANITDVLINGQFVMLNRQLTTLDEEEIKERAHYYKEKMRN, from the coding sequence ATGATTGATGAAAGAATGAAAATAGACCTCTTGATTGACAAAGCAACAATTTTAACGATGAATGAAAATATGAAAACCGTTGAAAAGGGTTGGATAGCTATCAACGATGGTATTATCCTTGAGGTAGGTAATTATTCTGTTAATCCGGAAAATAGTGATCAGGGGAAAGACCCTCTCAACCGGTATAATCCACTCTTGAAGATTGACGGTACAGGCAAAATTGTGTTACCTGGATTCATAAATACCCATACCCATGTTCCGATGAGCTATTTTAAAGGTCTTGCCGATGATTTACCGCTTCATACTTGGTTGAATGACTATATCTGGCCTAAAGAGAAAGAGATGGTGAAGGCAGAATATGTCTATCATGCATCCTTACACGGGATTGCCGAATTGATCCGTAACGGTGTGACCCTCTTTAACGACATGTATTTTGAGAGTAAAATGTTAGCCAAAGCAGCAAAAAAAGCCGGAATACGTGCTGTCTTAGGTGAAGGAACGCTCGATTTTCCTGTAGCTAATCATCAGAACGCACTGGATGCTCTTAAATATTCACTAAATTTACACCAGCAGTATAAAGAAGATCAAATGATTGAAGCGGCTATATCGCCACATGCCATTTATACTTGTGGCAAAGAGACACTTGAGAAAGCCATCGAAATTGCTCGCTCCAATGGGATGCTGATCCACACTCATTTAGCTGAGACCAAACAAGAATATGATGAAGCATTAGAGAAACACAAGATGACCCCAACTGAGTATTTAGACAGTATTGGATTCTGGGGTGATGATGTCATTGCAGCTCATTGTGTCTGGCTCTCTGATAACGATATTGACATTTTAGCGGAAAAAGGTGTTAGCATTGCCATTAATACAGAAAGTAACTTAAAACTAGCATCCGGATTCTTACCCCTTAAAAAATGCTTGGTAAAGAGAGTCAATATGACGACGGGAACAGATGGAGTAGCCAGTAACAACAATTTATCTATTATCGAAGAATTGGGCATAACTGCCAAGGTTCACAAGGCATTGAATAATGATCCGACTTTTCTACCAGCCAAAGAAATCATTAAGTTTCCGACGATCAATGCAGCCCGTGCATTAAAGAAGAATGATAAACTTGGTTCATTGGAGAAGGGTAAAAATGCAGATTTGATCATTATAGATACAAACGATCTGGAATCTTTACCACTGTATGATCCCTATTCACAAATTGTCTATAATCTCAGCTCAGCCAATATAACTGATGTTCTGATTAACGGTCAGTTTGTAATGTTGAACAGACAATTGACCACTCTCGACGAGGAAGAGATAAAAGAAAGGGCTCATTACTACAAGGAGAAAATGAGAAACTAG
- a CDS encoding pyridoxal phosphate-dependent aminotransferase — protein MNIKIANRAKAIRPSPTLSVTAKAKEMQANGIDVINLGAGEPDFNTPDYIKEAAKKAIDDNFTRYTVTPGILPLREAICAKLKRDNNLDYSAHEVLVSPGAKAAIINVLMTICDPRDEVFIPSPYWVSYTSQVEMVDAFPIILPTNEGSNFKITAEQLEEAILYHTTPKALIINTPDNPTGCVYTKKELQAIGEICVKHNLVIISDEIYEKIIYDGIKHISIASISPEIKERTVLINGVSKAYAMTGWRLGYAAGNEEVIKRAGRIQEHTTSNVCSITQKAALAALTEDDGSVEMMRTEFEKRRNWLVEELNSIPNVTCYKPQGAFYAMPNVSYYLLNNKLGIINSIMLCTYLLEKFHIALVPGLAFGVDNYVRFSYATSMENIQEGVKRLRDGLLSLTH, from the coding sequence ATGAATATTAAAATTGCAAATCGAGCTAAAGCTATTCGTCCCTCACCAACTCTATCGGTGACAGCCAAAGCCAAAGAGATGCAAGCTAATGGTATTGATGTGATTAACTTGGGTGCCGGAGAACCGGATTTTAACACTCCGGACTATATTAAAGAAGCTGCCAAAAAAGCAATTGATGATAATTTCACGAGATATACTGTTACGCCGGGCATCTTACCACTTCGAGAGGCAATTTGTGCTAAGCTTAAGAGAGACAATAATCTCGATTATAGTGCACATGAGGTATTGGTATCCCCGGGTGCGAAAGCTGCTATTATTAATGTTTTAATGACTATTTGTGATCCTCGAGATGAAGTATTTATTCCTTCACCATATTGGGTTAGTTATACTTCTCAGGTGGAAATGGTAGATGCTTTTCCGATAATTCTTCCGACAAATGAAGGATCAAATTTCAAGATCACAGCGGAACAGTTAGAAGAGGCGATTTTATATCACACTACTCCCAAGGCACTAATAATTAATACACCAGATAATCCAACCGGTTGTGTCTATACCAAGAAAGAGCTGCAAGCCATTGGCGAAATCTGTGTAAAACATAATTTAGTAATTATCTCCGACGAGATATATGAAAAGATTATCTATGATGGTATAAAACATATCTCTATAGCTTCTATCTCACCGGAAATTAAAGAAAGAACGGTGTTAATCAACGGAGTCTCCAAAGCTTATGCCATGACCGGCTGGAGATTAGGATATGCTGCAGGAAATGAAGAAGTTATTAAACGGGCAGGTCGAATCCAAGAACATACAACATCAAATGTCTGTTCGATAACCCAAAAAGCCGCATTAGCAGCTTTAACTGAGGATGATGGATCTGTGGAAATGATGAGAACAGAATTCGAGAAACGAAGGAATTGGCTGGTTGAAGAACTGAACAGTATTCCCAATGTAACTTGCTACAAACCCCAAGGGGCTTTTTATGCCATGCCAAATGTTTCTTATTATCTGTTAAATAATAAGTTAGGAATCATAAACTCGATTATGCTCTGTACCTATCTATTGGAAAAGTTCCATATTGCACTGGTTCCCGGTCTGGCATTTGGTGTCGATAACTATGTCAGATTTTCCTATGCAACCAGCATGGAAAACATCCAAGAAGGGGTCAAGAGGTTACGAGACGGTTTGTTATCCTTAACCCATTAA